In the [Clostridium] colinum genome, one interval contains:
- a CDS encoding RluA family pseudouridine synthase, whose translation MLKNIIFEDNYIIVVNKPFGMLSCPDKKSVEKDLYSIIKEEKQCKDLAIINRLDRGVGGIVIFSKNNKVTTVLTEYMKNHTFKKKYLAIVCGVAKNEDTLIDWLMKNQRLNISKIVNKNSSGAKEARLSYKKISQIEVDKNTYSLVDINLETGRHHQIRAQMANVNLPLYNDTKYNKNIKRKVGNKNIGLFCYQMEFKHPITNKHLKYTIYPTNEEMFKKFHNLYK comes from the coding sequence ATGTTAAAAAATATAATTTTTGAAGATAATTACATTATTGTTGTAAATAAACCTTTTGGTATGTTATCTTGTCCAGATAAAAAAAGTGTAGAAAAAGATTTATATAGTATTATAAAAGAAGAAAAACAATGTAAAGATTTAGCAATAATAAATAGATTAGATAGAGGCGTAGGTGGCATAGTTATTTTTAGTAAAAATAATAAAGTAACAACAGTGCTTACTGAATATATGAAAAATCATACATTTAAAAAGAAATACTTAGCTATTGTTTGTGGTGTAGCTAAAAACGAGGATACACTTATAGATTGGCTTATGAAAAATCAAAGGCTTAATATATCAAAAATAGTTAATAAAAATAGTAGTGGAGCAAAAGAAGCGAGGTTATCTTACAAAAAAATATCACAAATAGAGGTAGATAAAAATACATATAGCTTAGTGGATATAAATTTAGAAACAGGAAGACATCATCAAATAAGAGCTCAAATGGCTAATGTTAATTTACCTTTATATAATGATACCAAGTATAACAAAAATATAAAAAGAAAAGTAGGAAATAAAAACATAGGTTTATTTTGTTATCAAATGGAATTTAAACACCCGATAACAAATAAGCACTTAAAATATACTATATATCCAACAAATGAAGAAATGTTTAAAAAATTTCATAATTTATATAAATAA
- the ychF gene encoding redox-regulated ATPase YchF gives MKLGIVGLPNVGKSTLFNSLTQGGAESANYPFCTIDPNVGIVPVPDERLEKLREIYDSKKVLPAVIEFVDIAGLVRGASKGEGLGNKFLSHIREVDAIVHVVRCFEDGNIVHVDASVNPVRDIETINLELIFSDIEVIDRRISRTSKAAKADKSLQKELNVLERLKKSLEEGTVARNIELNDDEEVNFVKELNLLTFKPVLYATNVAEEELADDAKNNPFVNEVRNLAKEEGSEVFVVCAKIEEEIAELNNDEKKEFLADLGCETSGLDRLISASYSLLGLISYLTAGPQEVRAWTITKGTKAPQAAGKIHSDFERGFIRAEVVSYDDLVRLGSLTQAKEQGLVRSEGKEYIVKDGDVILFRFNV, from the coding sequence ATGAAACTAGGTATAGTTGGTTTACCTAACGTTGGTAAAAGTACATTATTTAATTCTCTTACACAAGGTGGAGCAGAATCTGCAAATTATCCATTTTGTACAATAGACCCTAATGTTGGGATTGTACCTGTTCCTGATGAAAGATTAGAAAAATTAAGAGAAATATATGACTCTAAAAAAGTTTTACCAGCTGTTATAGAATTTGTTGATATAGCAGGGCTTGTAAGAGGTGCAAGCAAAGGTGAAGGACTTGGAAATAAGTTTTTATCTCATATTAGAGAGGTAGATGCTATTGTACATGTTGTTAGATGCTTTGAAGACGGAAACATAGTACACGTAGATGCTTCTGTAAACCCTGTTAGAGATATAGAAACTATAAATCTTGAGCTTATTTTTTCAGATATAGAAGTTATAGATAGAAGAATATCAAGAACATCAAAAGCGGCTAAAGCCGATAAATCTTTACAAAAAGAGCTTAATGTTTTAGAAAGATTAAAGAAAAGCCTTGAAGAAGGTACAGTTGCAAGAAATATAGAGCTTAACGACGATGAAGAAGTAAATTTTGTTAAAGAATTAAATCTTCTTACATTTAAACCAGTTTTATATGCAACTAACGTAGCAGAAGAAGAACTTGCAGATGATGCTAAAAATAATCCATTTGTAAATGAAGTAAGAAATTTAGCTAAAGAAGAAGGCTCAGAAGTGTTTGTTGTTTGTGCTAAAATAGAAGAAGAAATAGCAGAGCTTAACAACGATGAGAAAAAAGAATTTTTAGCAGATTTAGGTTGTGAAACAAGCGGGCTTGATAGACTTATAAGCGCTAGTTATTCTCTTCTTGGGCTTATAAGTTATTTAACAGCAGGTCCTCAAGAGGTAAGAGCATGGACAATAACTAAAGGTACAAAAGCACCTCAAGCAGCAGGTAAAATACATTCAGACTTTGAAAGAGGATTTATAAGAGCCGAAGTAGTATCTTACGACGACTTAGTAAGATTAGGGTCTTTAACACAGGCTAAAGAGCAAGGTCTTGTAAGAAGCGAAGGTAAAGAATATATTGTTAAAGATGGAGATGTTATATTATTTAGATTTAATGTATAA
- a CDS encoding NPCBM/NEW2 domain-containing protein, with the protein MYLNGKEVPYQNGLFGSESTYIEYNVENKDVKYFEANVGINKNVRDNQSYGHYGKVQFEVYADSTLIYQSSILGWKDNYESICVEIPEGTKSIKLVNVPKGDGNNHGAWGNIKLITMRSEFEK; encoded by the coding sequence TTGTATCTTAATGGTAAAGAGGTTCCTTATCAAAATGGTCTTTTTGGAAGTGAAAGCACATATATAGAATATAACGTTGAAAATAAAGATGTTAAATATTTTGAGGCAAATGTAGGAATTAATAAAAATGTAAGAGATAATCAAAGTTATGGTCATTACGGTAAAGTACAATTTGAGGTTTATGCAGATTCTACATTAATCTATCAATCTTCTATACTAGGCTGGAAAGATAATTATGAAAGTATCTGTGTAGAAATACCAGAAGGTACTAAAAGTATTAAATTAGTAAATGTTCCAAAAGGTGATGGTAATAATCATGGTGCTTGGGGAAATATAAAATTAATTACTATGCGTAGTGAATTTGAAAAGTAA
- a CDS encoding Rqc2 family fibronectin-binding protein → MALDGFAISNIIYELKNNIMGGRVDKIYQPEKDEIILQIRNKGTAYKLLLTANASSPRIHFTTIQKENPINAPLFCMVLRKHLSSGKIINITQPNFERIVNIHVESINELGDYSVKTLVFEIMGKHSNIILIDDKNNILESIKHISFDKSSVREVLPNRTYVLPPAQNKKNPLKTNFDEFMAIFKNSMPTKTQQLIYKSYNGISPILASEICNNANIDCSANTNEILDDQLNELYKAFNNIITLNIEEKFNPQIIYNENETVLDFTVFDFNIFKGLDKKIFSSISELLEFFYKSKDLTYRLNQKSQDLKRLISQNIERCAKKKDIQQKTLKDIANRDMLKLYGELITSNIYAIKKGMTKVTLNNFYSENFEEIEIRLDPNLTPAENAQKYFKKYNKEKRTFVALQEQIKQNNEELLYLESVLSSVNACTDEYDIKEIRTELSEQGFLKRQKNSKNNKQKNNKKAKPLHYISTDGFHIYVGKNNTQNDELTLRFAKPLDMWFHTKDIAGSHVIVVSEGKEIPNSTLNEAANLAAYYSKATNSSLVPVDYTPKKFVKKPNGAKPGMVIYETNKTAYITPNEKLIENMQKID, encoded by the coding sequence ATGGCTTTAGATGGCTTTGCTATTTCAAATATAATTTATGAACTAAAAAATAATATTATGGGTGGTAGAGTAGATAAAATTTATCAACCAGAAAAAGATGAAATAATTTTACAAATAAGAAATAAAGGTACTGCATACAAACTTTTACTTACTGCTAACGCATCTAGCCCTAGGATACATTTTACAACTATACAAAAGGAAAACCCTATTAATGCTCCTCTTTTTTGTATGGTTCTTAGAAAACACCTTTCTAGCGGTAAAATAATAAATATTACTCAACCTAACTTTGAACGTATTGTTAATATCCACGTAGAATCTATAAATGAGCTTGGTGATTATTCAGTAAAAACATTAGTGTTTGAAATAATGGGCAAACATAGTAATATTATATTAATAGATGATAAAAATAATATATTAGAATCTATTAAGCATATATCATTTGATAAAAGCTCTGTAAGAGAAGTTTTGCCTAATAGAACTTACGTTTTGCCTCCTGCTCAAAATAAAAAAAATCCATTAAAAACAAACTTTGATGAGTTTATGGCTATATTTAAAAACTCTATGCCTACAAAAACTCAACAACTAATATATAAATCTTATAATGGTATAAGCCCTATATTAGCATCTGAAATATGTAATAATGCTAATATAGATTGCTCTGCAAATACAAATGAAATTTTAGATGACCAATTAAATGAGCTATATAAGGCTTTTAATAACATTATTACATTAAATATAGAAGAAAAATTTAACCCACAAATAATTTATAACGAAAATGAAACTGTATTAGATTTTACTGTTTTCGATTTTAACATTTTTAAAGGTTTAGATAAAAAAATATTTTCTTCTATATCTGAACTTTTAGAGTTTTTCTATAAATCTAAAGACTTAACATATAGATTAAATCAAAAATCTCAAGATTTAAAAAGGCTTATTTCACAAAACATAGAACGTTGTGCTAAAAAGAAAGATATACAACAAAAAACTTTAAAAGATATAGCAAATAGAGATATGTTAAAATTATATGGTGAACTTATCACTTCTAATATATATGCTATAAAAAAGGGTATGACAAAAGTTACATTAAACAACTTTTATTCTGAAAATTTTGAAGAAATAGAAATAAGACTAGACCCAAATTTAACACCTGCCGAAAATGCCCAAAAATATTTTAAAAAATATAACAAAGAAAAAAGAACTTTTGTAGCTTTACAAGAACAAATTAAACAAAATAATGAAGAACTTTTATATTTAGAAAGTGTATTATCTTCTGTTAATGCCTGTACAGATGAATATGACATAAAAGAAATAAGAACAGAACTTTCTGAACAAGGTTTTTTAAAACGTCAAAAAAATAGTAAAAATAACAAACAAAAAAATAATAAAAAAGCTAAGCCTCTACACTATATATCAACAGATGGTTTTCATATATACGTGGGTAAAAACAACACACAAAATGATGAGCTTACACTACGTTTTGCAAAACCTTTAGATATGTGGTTTCACACTAAAGATATTGCCGGCTCTCACGTTATAGTTGTATCTGAAGGCAAGGAAATACCAAACTCTACTTTAAATGAAGCAGCTAACCTTGCCGCATATTATAGCAAAGCTACAAATTCTAGCCTTGTACCTGTTGATTATACACCTAAAAAGTTTGTAAAAAAACCAAACGGTGCAAAGCCTGGTATGGTTATATATGAAACAAATAAAACGGCATATATAACACCAAATGAAAAGCTTATTGAAAATATGCAAAAAATAGACTAA
- a CDS encoding NfeD family protein — MGTLVFILTIIGLVSLIFELLAPGFGIFGIIGIILMILSWGITIFTINFGFIIVLLEIFLITIFLAFIIKKLKNTQIYSKFILSDVLLKDKKDIGNMEQFVGKEGICKTDLRPFGNAEFNGIVLEVLSDEGYIKSNSLIKITKFENNKLYVKLVNTN, encoded by the coding sequence ATGGGAACACTTGTTTTTATATTAACGATAATTGGTTTAGTATCTTTAATTTTTGAGCTATTAGCACCAGGATTTGGTATATTTGGTATAATAGGTATTATTTTAATGATTTTATCTTGGGGCATAACTATTTTTACAATAAATTTTGGGTTTATAATAGTTTTATTAGAAATATTTTTAATTACAATATTTTTAGCTTTTATAATAAAAAAATTAAAAAATACTCAAATATATTCTAAATTTATTTTATCAGATGTACTATTAAAAGATAAAAAAGATATAGGAAATATGGAACAATTTGTAGGTAAAGAAGGCATTTGTAAAACAGACCTTAGGCCATTTGGAAATGCCGAATTTAATGGAATAGTTTTAGAAGTTTTGTCAGATGAAGGATATATAAAAAGTAACTCTTTAATAAAAATAACAAAATTTGAAAATAATAAGCTTTATGTTAAATTAGTAAATACTAACTAA
- a CDS encoding YrvL family regulatory protein: MIKKFLGIVLAIFFIVYLIFTIITINMLIYKILGIKYNSVISLFYFVLTIKILSLPLKILFVKLSKKVVNKKKLLFCIV, from the coding sequence ATGATTAAAAAATTTTTAGGCATTGTTTTAGCTATATTTTTTATAGTATATTTAATTTTTACTATAATAACTATAAATATGCTAATTTATAAAATTTTAGGTATAAAATATAATAGCGTTATTTCACTTTTTTACTTTGTTTTAACTATAAAAATTTTATCTTTACCATTAAAAATTTTATTTGTTAAATTATCTAAAAAGGTTGTTAATAAAAAAAAGTTATTATTTTGTATAGTTTAA
- a CDS encoding immunoglobulin-like domain-containing protein, whose amino-acid sequence MGCCYIGNGMAEGNIYQETLSKIDREANKILSVVKDDMTIYQIIQAVQKEFASSLVYENVGSPGDLRGAFLNKKAICGGYSKGFEYLLLKLGIENIWVNGFAGGPHAWNYVNIDNKWYLMDTTWGVQNWYLRGEVSERYHYDTYHIMSTLEKECIPYKWGTYPGVWIKTPSKIILPLGKVFNPLDYVEDIGDIYDSDLSNDINIIENNVNNKVTGTYKVVYEVSNKDGNKVKFEVEVQVVDGKYTSINDLEKTSGNLKS is encoded by the coding sequence GTGGGATGTTGCTATATTGGAAATGGTATGGCAGAAGGTAATATATATCAAGAAACATTATCAAAAATAGATAGAGAAGCTAATAAAATTTTAAGTGTTGTTAAAGATGATATGACTATATATCAAATAATACAAGCTGTACAAAAAGAATTTGCATCTAGCTTAGTTTATGAAAATGTTGGTTCTCCAGGTGATTTAAGAGGTGCTTTTTTAAATAAAAAAGCTATATGTGGTGGATATTCAAAAGGCTTTGAATACCTTTTATTAAAATTAGGTATAGAAAATATTTGGGTTAATGGATTTGCTGGTGGTCCACATGCTTGGAATTATGTAAATATAGACAATAAGTGGTATTTAATGGATACTACTTGGGGTGTCCAAAATTGGTATTTAAGAGGAGAAGTTAGTGAACGTTATCATTACGATACATATCATATAATGTCAACTTTAGAAAAAGAATGTATACCTTATAAATGGGGAACTTATCCAGGTGTTTGGATAAAAACTCCTTCAAAAATAATATTACCATTAGGTAAAGTATTTAATCCTTTAGATTATGTTGAAGACATTGGAGACATATATGATTCTGATTTAAGCAATGATATTAATATTATAGAAAATAACGTAAATAATAAGGTTACGGGTACCTATAAAGTTGTATATGAAGTTTCAAATAAAGATGGTAATAAAGTAAAATTTGAAGTTGAAGTTCAAGTTGTTGATGGCAAGTATACTTCTATTAACGATTTAGAAAAAACTTCTGGAAATTTAAAAAGCTAA
- a CDS encoding SLOG family protein, with amino-acid sequence MNKVCSFTGHRPNKFNFKYDEEHIDCIRIKAKLIDEIENLYLNGVKYFLTGCAMGVDIWCAEIVLQLMKKYNDIKLFCVLPFNNHCEKWNESYKLRLKNIIDNSTKTIKLQESYTTDCYFKRNKYLVDKSNIILGVYDLNIEKSGTKNTLNYAIQQNKEIIILSYFVNLQIYKYFKL; translated from the coding sequence ATGAATAAAGTTTGTTCATTTACAGGCCATAGACCTAACAAATTTAACTTTAAATATGATGAAGAACATATCGATTGTATTAGAATAAAAGCTAAGCTAATAGATGAAATAGAAAATTTATATCTAAATGGTGTGAAATATTTTTTGACAGGTTGTGCAATGGGAGTTGATATATGGTGTGCCGAAATAGTTTTACAATTAATGAAAAAATATAATGATATAAAATTATTTTGTGTTTTACCTTTTAATAATCATTGTGAAAAATGGAATGAAAGCTACAAATTAAGGCTTAAAAATATAATTGATAATAGTACAAAAACAATTAAACTACAAGAAAGTTATACAACAGATTGTTATTTTAAAAGAAATAAATATTTAGTAGATAAATCTAATATAATTTTAGGGGTTTATGACTTAAATATAGAAAAAAGTGGAACAAAAAATACACTAAACTATGCTATACAACAAAATAAAGAAATTATTATTTTATCTTATTTTGTTAATTTACAAATATATAAATATTTTAAATTGTAA
- a CDS encoding copper homeostasis protein CutC — translation MVEVCCGGYYDAKQAFLGGADRIELNSGLFLGGLTPSIASLELIKEELELKTICMVRPRGAGFCYNDEDKKVMFKDTISLLKANADGIAFGFLDENKNIDIENTKKMIDIIKSFDTKREVVFHRAFDCVSNPYELIEQLINLGVDRLLTSGLKDKALDGIGLIKELNDKYGDKIEILAGSGINYQNARELIEKTGINQIHSSCKDFIKDNTTSTKNVTYSYLNNEDKYDVVSSKLVKKLVESVKND, via the coding sequence ATTGTTGAAGTATGCTGTGGAGGATATTATGATGCAAAACAAGCATTTTTAGGTGGTGCAGATAGAATAGAGCTTAATAGTGGGTTATTTTTAGGAGGTCTTACGCCTTCTATTGCGTCTTTAGAGCTTATAAAAGAAGAATTAGAATTAAAAACTATATGTATGGTTAGGCCAAGAGGTGCAGGATTTTGCTATAATGATGAAGACAAAAAAGTAATGTTTAAAGATACAATATCTCTTTTAAAAGCTAATGCAGATGGTATTGCATTTGGGTTTTTAGATGAAAATAAAAATATTGACATAGAAAATACCAAAAAAATGATAGATATAATAAAAAGTTTTGATACAAAAAGAGAGGTAGTTTTTCATCGTGCTTTTGATTGTGTATCTAACCCTTATGAATTAATAGAACAATTGATAAATTTAGGTGTAGACAGGCTTCTTACAAGTGGGTTAAAAGATAAAGCACTAGATGGTATAGGTTTAATAAAAGAGCTAAATGATAAATACGGTGATAAAATAGAAATTTTAGCAGGTAGTGGTATAAACTATCAAAATGCTAGAGAGTTAATTGAAAAGACAGGAATAAACCAAATACATAGTTCTTGTAAAGATTTTATAAAAGACAATACAACATCAACTAAAAATGTAACTTATTCATATTTAAATAATGAAGATAAATATGACGTTGTATCTTCTAAACTTGTTAAAAAACTTGTAGAAAGCGTAAAAAATGATTAA
- the floA gene encoding flotillin-like protein FloA (flotillin-like protein involved in membrane lipid rafts), producing MQFVFFSILFFIVFIVIVITLSFIPVGLWISAYAAGVKVSIFSLIGMRLRRVRPDRIIKPLIKGTKASLDINTNQLESHLLAGGKVDNVVDALIAAHRANLELSFEKAAAIDLAGRDVFEAVRMSVNPKIIETPWISAVAVDGIEVKVIARVTVRANLTRLVGGAGEETIVARVGEGIVTTVGSAKSHKEVLENPDRISQVVLSKGLDSGTAFEILSIDIADIDIGRNIGAHLQIEQAEADKKIAQAKAEERRALAIAMEQEMKAKVVESEALVPNAIAEALRKGNLGIIDYYNIEKTKADISLKESISNMNFEVGVKGSNKNN from the coding sequence ATGCAATTTGTATTTTTTTCTATACTATTTTTTATAGTATTTATAGTAATTGTTATAACACTTAGTTTTATACCTGTTGGCCTTTGGATATCGGCTTATGCAGCAGGTGTTAAAGTTAGTATATTCTCTTTAATAGGTATGAGGCTTAGAAGAGTACGACCAGATAGAATTATAAAACCTTTAATAAAAGGGACAAAAGCTAGCTTAGATATAAATACAAACCAATTAGAATCACATTTATTAGCCGGAGGTAAAGTTGATAATGTGGTAGATGCATTAATAGCAGCTCATAGAGCTAATCTAGAGCTTTCTTTTGAAAAAGCAGCAGCAATAGACTTAGCAGGTAGAGATGTTTTTGAAGCAGTTAGAATGAGTGTAAATCCTAAAATTATAGAAACTCCTTGGATATCGGCTGTTGCAGTAGACGGGATAGAAGTTAAAGTAATTGCTAGAGTTACTGTTAGAGCCAATCTTACAAGACTTGTAGGCGGAGCAGGAGAAGAAACTATTGTAGCACGTGTTGGAGAGGGTATAGTTACCACTGTTGGTTCGGCAAAAAGCCATAAAGAAGTGTTAGAAAATCCAGATAGAATATCTCAAGTAGTATTAAGTAAAGGGCTAGATTCTGGAACAGCTTTTGAAATATTATCAATAGATATTGCAGATATAGATATAGGTAGAAATATAGGTGCTCATTTGCAAATAGAACAAGCAGAAGCAGATAAAAAAATAGCTCAAGCAAAAGCAGAAGAAAGAAGAGCTTTAGCTATTGCTATGGAACAAGAAATGAAAGCTAAAGTTGTAGAATCAGAAGCCCTTGTGCCAAATGCTATTGCAGAAGCATTAAGAAAGGGTAATTTAGGTATTATTGATTATTACAACATAGAAAAAACTAAAGCAGATATATCTTTAAAAGAGAGCATTAGTAATATGAATTTTGAGGTTGGGGTTAAAGGTAGTAATAAAAATAACTAA